The Lactuca sativa cultivar Salinas chromosome 2, Lsat_Salinas_v11, whole genome shotgun sequence genome includes a window with the following:
- the LOC111912236 gene encoding putative pectate lyase 21 — protein MATTLPYADVDSSLKGMAGRAEGFGRSAVGGAHGPVHRVTSLADDGPGSLREACRMKEPLWIIFEISGTIDLSSYLNVSSHKTIDGRGQRIKLTGKGLRLKECENIIICNLEFEGGRGHDVDGIQIKPNSKHIWIDRCSLRDYDDGLIDITRQSTDITVSRCYFAKHDKTMLIGADPSHVDDRCIRVTIHHCFFDGTRQRHPRLRFGKVHLYNNYTRNWGVYAICASVEAQIYSQCNIYEAGEKKKAFEFYTEKAADKEEGRSGLIVSEGDLVLNGAQSCPVKEANGEKMFHPSEFYPKWTMEPATDALKQTLQVCTGWQSVAKPAEQGTS, from the exons ATGGCGACAACGTTACCATACGCCGATGTTGATTCAAGCTTGAAAGGAATGGCCGGTCGGGCCGAGGGTTTTGGCCGTTCTGCAGTCGGTGGCGCTCATGGTCCTGTGCATCGCGTCACCTCCTTGGCTG ATGATGGGCCAGGATCACTTCGGGAAGCATGTCGCATGAAAGAACCATTGTGGATAATCTTTGAAATTTCAGGAACTATTGATCTGTCATCCTACTTGAATGTCTCATCACATAAAACCATTGATGGTCGTGGGCAGCGTATAAAACTAACAGGAAAAGGTTTGAGACTAAAGGAATGTGAAAATATTATAATATGCAATCTGGAATTTGAAGGTGGTAGAGGACATGATGTTGATGGTATACAAATTAAACCAAATTCAAAGCACATTTGGATTGATCGATGCAGCCTGCGTGACTATGATGATGGACTTATAGATATAACCAGACAAAGCACAGACATTACAGTTTCCAG ATGTTACTTTGCTAAACATGATAAGACAATGCTTATTGGAGCGGATCCATCTCATGTTGATGATAGATGTATCAGAGTCACAATTCATCATTGTTTTTTTGATGGGACACGACAAAGACATCCTCGTCTTCGATTTGGGAAAGTTCATCTTTACAACAATTACACTAGAAATTGGGGAGTGTATGCTATTTGTGCTAGTGTAGAAGCACAG ATATATTCTCAATGCAACATCTATGAAGCAGGAGAGAAGAAAAAAGCATTCGAATTTTATACCGAAAAG GCAGCAGATAAGGAGGAAGGTAGATCAGGGTTGATAGTTTCAGAAGGGGACTTGGTTTTAAATGGAGCTCAATCATGTCCAGTGAAAGAAGCAAATGGGGAAAAGATGTTTCATCCAAGTGAGTTTTATCCAAAATGGACAATGGAACCTGCTACAGATGCACTGAAACAGACTCTCCAGGTCTGTACTGGTTGGCAATCTGTTGCAAAACCAGCTGAGCAAGGCACTTCCTGA
- the LOC111912189 gene encoding exocyst complex component EXO70H1 → MAIPETPHSTNYKLSNKLNKRPRNLITLFSFTTNTTSSFSSSSPCSSSPSESIMEENIKNAEAIIQKWDINGDSYTRFISIFQDNTREATVFINCVTGLHRAMHFLVLNDPRSEMLAVAQRLMQIAMKRLEKEFHLILSDNREYLEPRSVSSWPSRLSWSSTESEDERKLQIISVSDAEPLSMIAISILRLIADTMISCGYGKECIESYKIIRKSAMDEALFHLGIQPYSSSHIKKMVDAPHFEYHVKSWLNAVPIAMKTLFHREKFLCDYVFTSFVEIRDSCFENSTKGALNLFTFPELIATRCKRLKSETIFVMMELYNSISNLWPEIESLFSYESVSSVKMQALSSLSKLGNSIRTVLRELESSIHNNSSKLTVSGGGIHPLNDSVMTYFSSLAEYGSALSDVIVDDLPFKEQSPFLESYMECLNTDEVSPPAVSVKLAWIILVLLCKLDGKAKFHNYVALSYLFLVNNLHFIIEKVRETNLKSILGEEWIMKHEKKLKQYVSSYESMSWNKVISCLPGNSVVCPEKVKDCFRRLYSTFEEVYGKQTTWIVVDEKMRDKMKVSIANRLVPAYEEFYGKHLITLSEDERCKKMLTSLSPENMANCLSVLFPGSPVILRNSGSFSLTLPTVSVSQTSRPFR, encoded by the coding sequence ATGGCAATCCCTGAAACCCCTCACTCAACTAATTACAAATTGTCAAACAAATTGAATAAAAGACCAAGAAATCTAATCACTCTCTTCTCCTTCACAACCAACACTActtcttccttttcttcttcttccccaTGTTCATCTTCACCATCTGAATCCATTATGGAAGAAAACATAAAAAACGCAGAGGCAATCATCCAAAAATGGGACATCAATGGTGATTCTTACACCAGATTCATCTCCATCTTTCAAGACAACACGAGAGAAGCCACAGTTTTCATCAATTGCGTCACAGGACTACATCGTGCTATGCATTTCCTTGTTTTAAACGATCCGAGATCAGAGATGCTAGCCGTTGCCCAGAGACTGATGCAAATCGCAATGAAACGTCTCGAGAAAGAGTTTCATCTAATCTTATCGGATAATCGTGAGTACTTGGAGCCTAGATCTGTTTCTAGCTGGCCTTCTCGATTGTCATGGTCCAGCACTGAATCGGAAGATGAGCGAAAACTACAGATCATCTCGGTTTCTGATGCTGAACCACTGTCGATGATTGCAATTTCAATTCTCAGGCTGATAGCTGATACAATGATTAGTTGTGGTTACGGCAAGGAGTGTATCGAAAGTTATAAAATCATACGAAAATCAGCCATGGATGAAGCTCTATTTCATCTCGGAATCCAGCCTTACTCTTCTTCTCACATCAAGAAGATGGTAGACGCTCCACATTTTGAATATCATGTCAAAAGTTGGTTGAATGCGGTTCCAATCGCAATGAAGACACTCTTCCATCGAGAGAAATTTCTCTGCGATTACGTTTTCACTTCGTTTGTAGAAATCAGGGATTCCTGTTTCGAGAATTCAACGAAAGGAGCGCTGAATCTGTTCACATTTCCCGAACTTATCGCTACGAGATGCAAGAGACTGAAGTCAGAGACAATTTTTGTGATGATGGAGTTGTACAATTCGATTTCAAATCTCTGGCCAGAAATCGAGTCACTCTTCTCATATGAATCTGTCTCGTCGGTTAAAATGCAAGCTCTGTCGTCCCTTAGTAAACTCGGCAACTCCATCAGAACTGTTCTTCGCGAGTTGGAATCGTCGATTCATAACAACTCATCTAAACTTACTGTATCCGGCGGTGGAATTCATCCGTTGAATGATTCAGTCATGACTTACTTCTCATCGCTGGCTGAGTACGGCAGTGCCCTAAGTGATGTCATCGTAGATGACTTGCCGTTCAAGGAACAATCGCCATTTCTGGAATCCTACATGGAGTGCCTGAACACCGACGAAGTTTCGCCGCCGGCCGTTTCCGTAAAGCTCGCATGGATCATTCTCGTTCTTCTATGCAAATTGGACGGCAAAGCTAAGTTTCACAACTACGTTGCACTATCGTATCTCTTCCTAGTCAACAATCTCCATTTCATTATCGAAAAGGTCCGCGAAACAAATCTGAAATCTATTCTAGGAGAAGAATGGATAATGAAACACGAAAAGAAGTTAAAGCAATATGTATCAAGCTACGAATCCATGTCTTGGAATAAGGTGATTTCATGTTTGCCGGGAAATTCAGTGGTGTGCCCGGAGAAGGTGAAGGATTGCTTTAGGAGGTTGTACTCTACATTTGAGGAGGTATACGGGAAGCAAACGACGTGGATTGTGGTGGACGAAAAGATGAGAGATAAGATGAAGGTCTCGATCGCGAACAGATTAGTGCCGGCGTATGAGGAATTTTACGGCAAGCATTTGATCACGTTAAGCGAAGACGAGAGGTGTAAGAAGATGTTGACGAGTCTTTCGCCGGAAAACATGGCAAACTGCTTGTCTGTGCTTTTCCCGGGATCGCCGGTGATTTTAAGAAACTCGGGGTCGTTTTCATTGACGTTGCCAACCGTTTCCGTATCACAAACTTCCCGCCCTTTCCGATGA